A segment of the Brienomyrus brachyistius isolate T26 unplaced genomic scaffold, BBRACH_0.4 scaffold1284, whole genome shotgun sequence genome:
ACACATGCACAACCGCTTTCTGTGGCAACTCATCAATGTCAGAGAGGGATGTAAGTTTTCCATCAAAGTCGGGGTCTTCATATTTTAAACTGAAGTCAAGGTCTATTTCCAGCTGTTCTTTTATAACAGCAATCAGTGCATCAATAGAGGCTGGTCGTGAACAGAGTTTTAATTTTCTAGCCCGGTCTGGTTCAACAACACGAAGGACCATGGGTTGTGGGGATAGATCTGCCATTATGCTAATGGAAAGCAAAAGATTGGCATGCATAAATGGTTATTAAAATATACAGATTATATGCTGCTAGATAAACAGTAATACAAATATAGTAATTAATTCAATAAAAACTACTCACCACTGGCTAGACTCAGTTCTGTTTTATTTGTATGAATCTCTTGGGTGTTAACAGAAGCAAGCCTTCTACCTCGTATGCAGAGAGCGGGACTGAATCGTTGAGATCAGACTTCAGGTGGATTGACAGACTTGTCTGGGAAGGTGACAGCTCATAGGATCCAAGATGTTCTAAATACCAGCAATCATAATTAGAACAAAGGAATGAAACAGTGCTATTGACAAGGTAGATGTGCTCTACTCTGCAGAACCTAGGTAGTCCACCACTGTCTCCGacagacaaaaacatttcacagaCATAGTGTGTGCCATCAATGGTAACCTTTGATGTCTGGTATATTGTGTCACTAGTTGTTAGTGTTCTAATGTGTAGCTGAGCTACTTCTGGTAGAGCTGAAACCAGAACAGAGTCAACCCTGGATGCTTGTGTTTCTGGCTTGAAAAATGATGGGGCAGCAAGATGGTATGCCATCATGTGTTGGTGTCTGACTGCCATTGTcttcaaaatatttttgaagTTTTGAGCGTCATGCACCACTCGTTTAAAAAAACGGTGTTTGgcctcaaatcgcattgtccaaacATGCACCAGGGGCCCATAGCACTTGATCATGGTGGGGTAATGCTCCACATAGTGATGCTTAGGACGAAGGCTAAACTCTGGGAATGTCTTCAGCAGTACTTGCTTATGATCGCTGATTTTGGACTGAAAATAGTCTAAGGTTTCATCAGAAAATGATGGGCATAATGCTAACTGCACTACCTCTTTCAGTTCCATCAAAACTGTCCATGCACCATTACCTTCTGGTACAACACTGCCTACAAGCAATGGAAGCAGTCGGAGCAGAGTagcattttcatgaccattcccTCCTATCGTTCCTCGAGACAGAAATGTTTTGGGAATTGGTTGAGGCCTATCCACTTTATCAGCATGTTGATATGGGAATGATGCAATCTTTTGGTTCAAATACTCTAAAGTGAAGTACTTCATCTGGATCAAGGTCTTAATGCAGAGAGAAATCTCCACAGGAACTATGCCTTCTAGAAGATCATGCAGGACATCTGGAGGAAAGCCTGTGACTGGATGAAAGTAATCCAGGGAGTCACGCAAGACACAACTTGTTTTAACACCAAAGTGGTTGGAGGAAGCGTCATTTTCCTGAATGTTTTGTACATGAAGGTCATGGCTATCTTTGGTTCTTTGAGAAAACTGCCTGGCTTCAGTTGCTGGAAACTGTTctcttgtggccaagcagaatcTGCAAACATAGCCTGCTTTAAATAACTCCACAAAGCCACCTAATCCATGGGCAGCTAGATTGTCAGCAGACACACAAAAGATGGTGCCTTTGACATTGCGACCAAGTCGTTCAATAAAAACACCATCCTGTTCAAGAATATGAACATCATGTAATAATGGAGCAAGTACAGCTGCATACCCATGCCTCTGGAGGTCTGTCACTTTTGCAAGCATTGCtagctgtatattgtgtaatgcTGACCTGTATTTTGGTGACATATTGGCAAGTGCCCAGTATACAGCACAAAGTTTGTGAATTTTACGTGATGTGCCAAGTGGGTTGGCAATTTCAAGCTCATCAATATATAACTGGAGTGGTAAAATGAGATCACCTGTTgaaaataattcattttcaagGAAATATGAGCCATTGTAGCATGAGGCATATTGACCAGAATTGGTATTTGGATCAGTAATCATTTTTAGAATGTCTGTGTTTTTAAACAACTCCTGAATCATTTGAAGAATAGGAACATACATTGTGGTATGTccacgttgctccagctgatacTCGACTGGCATTACACATGGATAGTTGTGCTCGAAAAAGACTTTTCTGCGCTTGGATGTGGATAACTCTGCACCTTTAGAAGTACTAGTAAATATAACATTGGAATCCATAACAGCACTTACAACTTCATCCAGTGCAGATTCTGCCACATTGCAACCATTTTTCTGCAATATATCTCTAATTGCCTCCTTGATCAAAGGCCGAGATAAGAAGCAGACCTGATTTAAATGCTCCACTATTTCTTGGGTAGCTGTGTTTGAGACATGTAGGATTGCCTGCATCTTCAAAAATAAGGAAGATAAATTAATTCTAAGATGTTTTTTTAGTACGTCAGTGTCACACTGACCATCAATCCCCACTGGATCCTCATCTGTGCTTGGAGGTTCTTCATATAAATCACCATCAACTGCAGGAATACTGGCTTGACCAACATCACTGACAATGTCATTTTGAAAGTCTGATGAAACGCTTGCTTGGTGTGATCTACTTTTATGAGAATTGAATGAAGAGTATACATTTGTGGTAAAGCTACAATCCTTATATGGGCAAGCCACTGTTTCATGATTTCTTAAATGCCTTCTAAGATGGCAGAAAAGAACAGATTCAGAAAATTGCTGCTGAAATGGGCATAAAGGGCATTTAAATAACAGAGCCTGCTGAGAGTGTTCTGCACTACTACCAAATTGGCGAGTATGACATCTTGACAAATGAGTTCTAAGACTATTAAGTGTCTTAAATGTACACATGCAATAATTATAGATGCATGGAAGGGGGCTTACACTGGAAAAGTGGCTGTGCTGCAGTCTGTAGTGCTTAAATATTTGCAATCTGTCAGTAAAAGAAGCTGAGCACAACTTACATTGCCAAATCATACTGTAGCCAACAacctgaaagaaaaacaaaattaatgttAGAAAGTGTATAGCTCAATCAAaatagtttaattatttaattaacttTCATATCAAATTTAACGGGGACGATGGGCGACCAGCAATTTGTGTCaagtttaggccacttaaaaaaaaaattggttctcgccctttttttggagggggtgggtagggtgggcgggatttttttttttttttacaaaattttgattgactgtttggactttcaaatatgtaagaaaatacatatttgaaaatacataccgaagagagcagacctacttagtacgcttcctcagttcttccagtttgttgcgtttcaaatatattaaatgtaagaaaatacaagaattccttgatccatgtgtatctcattcccaactatggatttcgatactttatgctgatgtttcattcgtgaatataaaaatgatactatttgaaaccaatattctgtttgtcattcccattctaaatgaacaaccaagattttaaaatatatatctagaaagaaagtgtattaaaacatgttaaaacacgaggaatttacaaaatacaggaacctgaatggttgaacaaggaaatgcaactctacaaacaagtaaagaacatgtaccacatcacttccccagatttaaatctttgcaccagcccatctcaggtagagacaaatttaggttcatgaaaccattccaagactaggattacacaatgtggatcaatcgtcgatgtggaatgcgcgggaaattcaaatttcgtcattcttgggtattttccatgcgattttaacgaaataaaaaaaattggggtcggaggcatttcggcgggtcgagaggggacgagaaccaatttttatttttttttttaagtggccttaagGAGAATTTTTAGGGgggctgagtacaaatgttaggGGGACTAAAGCCCTCCGAAAAATGGCCTAGCGACGCCCATGGCACATGCTCTCCAGCTCCCTAGTTTGCGTATCAGTGGCACGTCAACACATTGGGAAAAGTATATTTTTAGTTATCTAGTTTTGTGGACACCACCCAAAATTAGcaatggatgttttttttaatcgcgTATCACGCGTGGACATAATTTCAGCGTCTAATgtctttaaaacaaatgtaacGTTTGGCTAAATCGTACACGCAGAATTATAGACTATGGTCCGTTTGAAAAATTATGTAAGTTAGCTGATGTGTTATGCTTTGTCGttcattgttttttattaaGCCTATTTTATCAGTTGTTCCTTGCTAGACATCCATGACTTTTGAATGTAAATATACGTAACTGACGAacgctgtttaaagttttgtcttGATTAAACTGCTGTAACTGTTCACTAGATAAACCCctgtttaaaaacacatttaacactTACCGTGACACCGACGTTGCTGATAACTGCCGATAGCTTGAAGCTTACATCCTcctcactgcactgcactgcagtcTTTTGTGGCGCCAAAGTAACTTATCCACGTGTtgcacgtgacctttgaccttgggGCAAGGGAACCTCGTAAGCCAATAAAATGATGACCCTTACGTAAACCGAGTCGTAACTTTTTTAATCAAACATATTTTTTCG
Coding sequences within it:
- the LOC125730419 gene encoding uncharacterized protein LOC125730419, whose translation is MKYFTLEYLNQKIASFPYQHADKVDRPQPIPKTFLSRGTIGGNGHENATLLRLLPLLVGSVVPEGNGAWTVLMELKEVVQLALCPSFSDETLDYFQSKISDHKQVLLKTFPEFSLRPKHHYVEHYPTMIKCYGPLVHVWTMRFEAKHRFFKRVVHDAQNFKNILKTMAVRHQHMMAYHLAAPSFFKPETQASRVDSVLVSALPEVAQLHIRTLTTSDTIYQTSKVTIDGTHYVCEMFLSVGDSGGLPRFCRVEHIYLVNSTVSFLCSNYDCWYLEHLGSYELSPSQTSLSIHLKSDLNDSVPLSAYEHNGRSIPTTHGPSCC